One part of the bacterium genome encodes these proteins:
- the larE gene encoding ATP-dependent sacrificial sulfur transferase LarE: MLERAAPQPVGPTREPLAVKVARLNETLRGFAGVVVAFSGGVDSAYLLAAAAEVLGNRCVGATAVSPSLARDELTVARRIAAAIGVRHLIVETDEFEDPRYRRNDVQRCYFCKHALFTRLGALAGDLGFAAVVYGANADDLGDYRPGMRAAAEFAVRAPLVEAGLTKEEIRGLARGRGLEIWDKPASPCLASRLPHGMPVTLVALRQVEEGERVLHGLGFPEVRVRHHGEVARIEVPLTEMTRLLTLAPQVTVALRALGFREVAVDPRGLRSGALTAEALRAQREAGGARP, from the coding sequence ATGCTCGAGCGCGCGGCACCCCAGCCCGTCGGCCCGACGCGCGAGCCGCTCGCGGTCAAGGTCGCGAGGCTGAACGAGACGCTGCGCGGTTTCGCCGGGGTGGTCGTGGCGTTCTCGGGAGGAGTGGACAGCGCGTACCTGCTCGCCGCGGCCGCGGAGGTGCTGGGGAACCGGTGTGTCGGGGCGACCGCCGTCTCCCCCTCGCTCGCCCGCGACGAGCTCACGGTGGCCCGGCGGATCGCGGCGGCGATCGGGGTACGCCACCTCATCGTCGAGACGGACGAGTTCGAGGACCCCCGCTACCGGCGGAACGACGTCCAGCGCTGCTACTTCTGCAAGCACGCACTCTTCACGCGTCTCGGCGCCCTGGCCGGAGATCTCGGCTTCGCCGCGGTGGTCTACGGGGCCAACGCGGACGACCTCGGGGACTACCGTCCCGGGATGCGGGCCGCGGCGGAGTTCGCGGTGCGGGCCCCCCTGGTCGAGGCCGGACTGACCAAAGAGGAGATCCGCGGGCTCGCCCGCGGGAGGGGGCTGGAGATTTGGGACAAGCCGGCGTCGCCGTGCCTCGCCTCCCGCCTGCCGCACGGGATGCCGGTGACCCTGGTGGCCCTTCGCCAGGTCGAGGAGGGCGAGCGCGTGCTCCACGGGCTCGGCTTTCCCGAAGTTCGGGTTCGACACCACGGCGAGGTCGCCCGGATCGAGGTGCCGCTGACCGAGATGACTCGGCTCCTCACCCTGGCGCCCCAAGTGACGGTCGCGCTCCGGGCACTTGGGTTCCGCGAGGTCGCGGTCGATCCGCGCGGCCTCCGGTCGGGCGCCCTGACCGCGGAGGCGCTGCGGGCGCAGCGGGAGGCGGGGGGGGCGCGCCCGTGA
- a CDS encoding OsmC family protein produces the protein MNATVRWTSGMGFSGLGAAGVSIAMDAHPEHGGRDTGPSPMETVLLALGGCTGMDVVSILQKMRAPLSGLEIRIVAERADAHPKVFTRIALEYVFSGKDLTPEQVTRAVELSQTRYCSVSAMLQKVTEFTYTWRIDA, from the coding sequence ATGAACGCCACGGTGCGCTGGACGTCGGGAATGGGATTCAGCGGGCTGGGGGCGGCGGGAGTCTCCATCGCCATGGACGCCCACCCGGAGCACGGGGGCCGGGACACCGGTCCGTCGCCGATGGAAACCGTGCTCCTGGCGCTGGGAGGATGCACCGGCATGGACGTGGTCAGCATCTTGCAGAAGATGCGGGCGCCGCTTTCGGGTCTCGAGATCCGGATCGTTGCCGAGCGGGCGGACGCTCACCCCAAGGTCTTCACGCGGATCGCGCTGGAGTACGTCTTCTCCGGTAAGGATCTCACCCCGGAGCAGGTGACCCGCGCCGTGGAACTCAGCCAGACCCGCTACTGCTCGGTTTCGGCGATGCTGCAGAAGGTGACGGAATTCACCTACACCTGGCGAATCGACGCCTGA
- a CDS encoding SDR family oxidoreductase: protein MHVRELFDLSEKVAIVTGGSRGLGFQMAAALGEAGASVVLTARKADELAAAAARLTERGVRARAVACDVSRADEVETAVARTLEAYGRVDILFNNAGATWGASILEMPVEAWRKVMQTNVDGVFLMARAAGRAMIEAGRGGKIVNIASVAGLVGADAGVLDAIGYSTSKGAVIAFTRDLAVKWARHRITVNAIAPGFFPSKMTRWLIEHRGEAILDTIPMGRWGGEDDLKGAALFLASPASDYVTGHVLVVDGGQTAR from the coding sequence ATGCACGTCCGTGAGCTGTTCGACCTCTCGGAGAAGGTGGCGATCGTCACCGGCGGATCGCGCGGCCTGGGGTTTCAGATGGCGGCCGCGCTGGGTGAGGCGGGGGCGTCGGTCGTCCTGACCGCGCGGAAGGCCGACGAACTGGCGGCGGCGGCGGCGCGCCTGACCGAACGCGGTGTCCGGGCGCGGGCCGTCGCGTGTGATGTCAGTCGCGCCGATGAGGTAGAAACCGCGGTCGCGCGCACCCTCGAGGCATACGGCCGGGTAGACATCTTGTTCAACAACGCCGGGGCGACCTGGGGCGCTTCAATCCTCGAGATGCCGGTGGAGGCCTGGCGGAAGGTCATGCAGACCAACGTCGACGGGGTGTTCCTCATGGCGCGCGCGGCGGGTCGCGCCATGATCGAGGCCGGCCGGGGCGGGAAGATCGTCAACATCGCGAGCGTGGCGGGATTGGTTGGCGCGGACGCGGGCGTTTTGGACGCGATCGGCTACAGCACGAGCAAGGGGGCGGTGATCGCTTTCACCCGAGACCTGGCGGTGAAGTGGGCGCGGCACCGGATCACCGTGAACGCGATCGCGCCCGGGTTCTTTCCGAGCAAGATGACCCGGTGGCTGATCGAGCACCGGGGGGAGGCGATCCTCGACACGATTCCGATGGGCCGGTGGGGGGGCGAAGACGACTTGAAGGGGGCGGCGCTGTTCCTGGCGAGCCCGGCCAGCGACTACGTCACGGGGCACGTCTTGGTTGTGGACGGCGGGCAGACCGCGCGGTGA
- a CDS encoding 3-hydroxyacyl-CoA dehydrogenase family protein: MGGNAVQRLCVVGAGTMGHQIAMLGALAGCGTAVVDVSAEALEKARSSNHAHMARWVKRGRLSEGDAEQALGRIRRTTSIEEGARDADFVIEAVVERLAEKRQVFATLDRIAPPHAILATNSSTIRSSLLADATGRADRVCNMHFFNPPLVMELVEVVMHPRTSEATAEEAMALARRMRRTPILLRREISGFVVNRILAAIMDESMRLYEAGIASFEDIDLAVKKGLRHPMGPFELMDHNGIDVAYNVRMQRFEESGDPAQRPARSIVERYERGDYGRKTGKGWYVYPPVPSS; the protein is encoded by the coding sequence ATGGGGGGGAATGCGGTGCAGCGACTCTGCGTGGTGGGCGCCGGTACGATGGGGCATCAGATCGCCATGCTCGGCGCGCTGGCCGGGTGTGGGACGGCGGTGGTCGACGTGAGCGCGGAGGCACTGGAAAAGGCCCGGTCGAGCAACCACGCCCACATGGCCCGGTGGGTGAAGCGGGGGCGGCTCTCGGAAGGCGACGCCGAACAGGCGCTGGGGCGGATCCGGCGGACCACCAGCATCGAAGAGGGAGCGCGGGATGCCGATTTTGTGATCGAGGCCGTGGTCGAGCGGTTGGCGGAAAAGCGCCAGGTGTTCGCCACCCTCGACCGAATCGCTCCGCCCCACGCCATCCTGGCGACGAACTCGAGCACGATCCGCAGTTCGCTGCTGGCGGATGCGACGGGGCGGGCGGACCGGGTCTGCAACATGCACTTTTTCAATCCGCCGCTGGTGATGGAGTTAGTCGAGGTGGTGATGCACCCGCGGACCAGCGAGGCCACCGCCGAGGAGGCGATGGCGCTCGCCCGGCGCATGCGCCGCACGCCGATCCTCCTGCGCCGCGAGATCTCCGGGTTCGTCGTCAACCGCATCCTCGCCGCGATCATGGACGAGTCGATGCGCCTCTACGAGGCGGGGATCGCGTCGTTCGAAGACATCGATCTGGCGGTGAAGAAGGGGTTGCGCCACCCGATGGGGCCGTTTGAGCTGATGGACCACAACGGCATCGACGTTGCCTACAACGTGCGGATGCAGCGGTTCGAGGAGAGCGGAGATCCGGCGCAGCGCCCGGCGCGCAGCATCGTGGAGCGGTACGAGCGAGGCGACTACGGGCGCAAGACCGGGAAGGGGTGGTACGTCTACCCCCCGGTTCCATCGTCGTGA
- a CDS encoding acyl-CoA dehydrogenase family protein — protein sequence MVIARRAEGARWLLEPPSAEEVFTPERFSEEHRMIARTVRTFLAQEVGPLDARLEQKDLPLMRSVLRKIGALGVFAADVPPEFGGVGLDRITGLLLAETISRGSVSSTVGAHVTIGMLPIVFFGTRSQRARYLPRMVTAELVGAYALTESTAGSDALSLRTTAVPDPDGGYRLTGSKQFITNGAIADVYILYAKVEPNKVTCFIVDRETSGFTVGPEEHKMGLRGSSTTTLFLDNVRVSAEHVLGEVGRGHVVALNILNVGRLKLGAGCVGAAKHALRDAVAYARERRQFGRPIASFGLIQKKIAEMAIRIYLAESMVYRTGALLDHALDGIDLTGDGGAAEAARALAEYAPECAINKVFGSEALDFVVDEMVQIYGGYGFIEDYPAARAYRDARINRLYEGTNEINRLVIAGQLLRRAANGRLPVLEAAARAAEHLGRDPGAPEEERGDLLARAKTVVLAGLGRAFDRLGPSLDEHQEVLALVSDGMIEIFAAESAVLRAAAGAGTHGGPLMTEIAAYAVDAMARRLGGLAAEMLSAVEEGPQLERDLIGVRRLLAVPPRNTLAARRAIAERILEGGGYPLGLPAA from the coding sequence ATGGTGATCGCCCGGCGGGCGGAAGGAGCGAGGTGGCTGCTTGAGCCACCGTCGGCCGAGGAGGTCTTCACTCCGGAACGGTTCTCCGAAGAGCACCGCATGATCGCGCGGACGGTTCGGACCTTCCTGGCGCAGGAGGTGGGTCCGCTCGACGCCCGCTTGGAACAGAAGGACCTGCCGCTGATGCGGTCGGTGCTGCGGAAGATCGGCGCGCTTGGGGTGTTCGCGGCGGACGTGCCGCCGGAGTTCGGCGGGGTGGGGCTCGATCGGATCACCGGGCTCCTGCTGGCCGAGACCATCTCCCGCGGCTCGGTCTCGTCGACCGTGGGGGCACACGTGACAATCGGGATGCTGCCGATCGTGTTCTTCGGGACGCGATCCCAGCGCGCGCGCTACCTGCCCCGGATGGTGACCGCGGAACTGGTCGGGGCGTACGCGCTCACCGAGTCGACCGCGGGGTCGGATGCGCTCTCGCTCCGTACCACCGCGGTGCCGGACCCGGACGGCGGCTACCGGCTGACCGGGAGCAAGCAGTTCATCACCAACGGCGCGATCGCCGACGTCTACATCCTCTATGCCAAGGTCGAGCCGAACAAGGTGACCTGCTTCATCGTCGACCGGGAGACCTCGGGCTTCACCGTGGGGCCCGAAGAGCACAAGATGGGCCTCCGCGGGTCGTCCACGACCACGCTGTTCCTCGACAACGTGCGCGTCAGCGCCGAGCACGTCCTTGGCGAGGTGGGCCGGGGGCACGTCGTGGCGCTCAACATCCTGAACGTGGGCCGCTTGAAACTCGGGGCCGGATGCGTCGGCGCGGCGAAACACGCCCTCCGCGACGCGGTGGCGTACGCCCGCGAGCGGCGGCAGTTCGGCCGGCCGATCGCGTCGTTCGGGTTGATCCAAAAGAAGATCGCCGAGATGGCGATTCGCATCTACCTCGCGGAGAGCATGGTGTACCGCACCGGCGCCCTCCTCGACCACGCCCTCGACGGGATCGACTTAACCGGCGATGGCGGCGCGGCGGAGGCCGCCCGCGCGCTCGCCGAGTACGCTCCCGAGTGCGCGATCAACAAGGTCTTCGGCTCTGAGGCGCTCGATTTCGTCGTGGACGAGATGGTGCAGATCTACGGCGGCTACGGGTTCATCGAAGACTACCCCGCCGCCCGCGCCTACCGCGATGCCCGCATCAACCGGTTGTACGAGGGGACGAACGAGATCAACCGGCTGGTGATCGCCGGACAACTGCTGCGACGGGCCGCGAACGGGCGGTTGCCCGTGTTGGAGGCGGCGGCGCGAGCGGCGGAGCACCTCGGCCGGGATCCGGGCGCGCCGGAGGAGGAGCGGGGGGACCTTCTCGCCCGCGCCAAGACGGTCGTCCTGGCCGGCTTGGGGCGGGCCTTCGACCGCCTCGGCCCAAGCCTCGACGAGCACCAGGAGGTGCTCGCCTTGGTCAGCGACGGGATGATCGAGATCTTCGCCGCCGAATCCGCGGTGCTCCGCGCGGCGGCGGGCGCGGGCACCCACGGCGGCCCGCTGATGACGGAGATCGCGGCCTACGCGGTCGACGCGATGGCCCGCCGACTCGGGGGGCTCGCCGCCGAGATGCTCTCCGCGGTCGAAGAGGGGCCGCAGTTGGAGCGCGATCTCATCGGCGTTCGCCGCCTTCTCGCCGTGCCGCCCCGCAACACGCTTGCCGCCCGGCGGGCGATCGCCGAGCGGATCCTAGAGGGCGGCGGCTACCCACTTGGGCTGCCGGCCGCGTAG
- a CDS encoding adenosine-specific kinase has product MELHAVPLENPDGLNLIFGQSHFIKTVEDLHEALVGAVPGIRFGLAFCEASGARLVRTTGTDSALVDLAARNAAAVGCGHTFLIMLGNAYPVNVLGAVRQVPEVCQIYCATANPVEVIVAATGHGRGVLGVVDGQPPLGVEGEEGKAWRHDLLRKIGYKL; this is encoded by the coding sequence ATGGAGCTGCACGCGGTGCCGCTGGAGAACCCGGACGGGCTCAACCTGATCTTTGGCCAGTCCCACTTCATCAAGACCGTCGAGGACCTGCACGAGGCCCTGGTGGGGGCGGTTCCCGGCATCCGGTTCGGGCTGGCGTTCTGCGAGGCCAGCGGCGCGCGCCTCGTTCGCACGACCGGGACCGATTCCGCGCTCGTCGACCTGGCCGCCCGAAACGCCGCGGCCGTGGGGTGCGGGCACACCTTCCTGATCATGCTGGGGAACGCCTACCCCGTCAATGTCCTGGGCGCCGTGCGGCAGGTGCCGGAGGTCTGCCAGATCTACTGCGCGACGGCAAACCCCGTCGAGGTGATCGTGGCCGCCACCGGGCATGGGCGGGGCGTGCTGGGGGTGGTGGACGGCCAGCCGCCGCTGGGGGTCGAAGGCGAGGAGGGCAAGGCCTGGCGGCACGATCTGCTCCGGAAGATCGGCTACAAACTGTGA
- a CDS encoding diguanylate cyclase — MSADLITEAPLPVAFFMRLGTRSCEEWISLTRVLLLLTLIPALWFGVIPMTHPAVTPIVVLLGAYVILLAVGPRWIVLFRKVDLIIALDILVVTLVVIISGNLNSPFLYLYYLTILEAAARLNLRQAIAASLAMAAIIILLWTRAGEGTALETTGFRLGAVIAGGFFLALFLGMLVQDYRATLERARWTDLLDRRLREATEKMEAQLQELQFYNDLASHLSGELRVEGVIEILLRVFLETVGMPKGVAYVTREDELPRFVAAQGFDWAEAGHAPGDLSLPVLPAGAVGGEVLIHRIQSTDGQPERVLACVPLIRAGGLRGWLCALGDIPETFAESVLRRVHGMAAQGVSALEAARLHEEVQHMGGADPSRSLFPWSGVQKLVTDEIRRCTGLLIVFSIAEIQLEDYSSDAVAESDRDFALRRAIKVLQTSLRRVDVIAHDGAGRFAVLLPRVAKINAVDILQRLMRRLEEDAVAAQLLSVKRLMISAGVVSFPEDGTTVTDLIDKLSELLAQGPSTPGRVKVPIS; from the coding sequence GTGAGCGCAGACCTGATCACCGAGGCGCCGTTGCCGGTGGCGTTCTTCATGCGCCTGGGCACCCGCTCCTGCGAAGAGTGGATCAGCCTGACGCGGGTATTGCTCCTGCTGACGCTGATTCCCGCACTCTGGTTCGGGGTCATTCCGATGACCCACCCAGCGGTTACCCCGATCGTGGTCCTCCTCGGCGCGTACGTGATTCTCCTCGCGGTCGGGCCTCGCTGGATCGTGCTCTTCCGGAAGGTTGATCTCATCATCGCCCTCGACATTCTGGTGGTCACGCTTGTGGTGATCATCTCGGGGAACCTGAACAGCCCATTTCTCTATCTCTACTACCTGACGATTCTCGAGGCGGCGGCCCGGCTCAACCTGCGCCAGGCCATTGCCGCATCTTTGGCGATGGCCGCGATAATCATCCTGCTGTGGACGCGCGCCGGGGAAGGGACGGCGCTGGAGACGACCGGGTTCCGGCTTGGGGCCGTCATCGCCGGCGGATTCTTTCTGGCGCTGTTCCTCGGCATGCTGGTGCAGGATTACCGGGCGACGCTGGAACGGGCCCGGTGGACGGATTTGCTGGATCGTCGTCTCCGGGAAGCCACTGAAAAGATGGAGGCGCAGCTTCAGGAACTGCAGTTTTACAATGACCTGGCCAGCCACCTCTCCGGAGAACTGCGGGTGGAGGGGGTGATCGAAATTCTCCTCCGCGTCTTTCTGGAGACGGTTGGGATGCCCAAAGGGGTGGCCTACGTCACGAGGGAGGATGAGTTGCCCCGGTTCGTCGCCGCCCAAGGGTTTGACTGGGCGGAAGCCGGACACGCGCCGGGGGATCTGTCGCTGCCCGTTCTGCCCGCTGGAGCTGTCGGCGGGGAGGTGTTGATCCATCGGATCCAAAGCACCGACGGCCAGCCGGAGCGGGTCCTGGCATGTGTCCCTCTGATTCGTGCCGGCGGGCTGCGCGGGTGGCTGTGTGCGCTCGGCGATATCCCGGAGACCTTTGCCGAGTCCGTGCTCCGACGGGTTCACGGAATGGCCGCCCAGGGGGTGTCGGCCCTGGAGGCCGCTCGGCTGCACGAGGAAGTCCAGCACATGGGGGGGGCCGATCCTTCCCGTTCGCTTTTCCCGTGGAGTGGGGTGCAGAAGCTTGTTACGGACGAAATCCGACGATGTACGGGGCTGCTGATCGTCTTCTCCATCGCGGAGATTCAGTTGGAGGACTACTCCAGCGATGCGGTCGCGGAGAGCGACAGAGATTTCGCGCTCCGGCGCGCCATCAAGGTGTTGCAAACCTCGCTGCGGCGGGTCGACGTGATCGCCCACGACGGGGCCGGGCGGTTTGCGGTATTGCTTCCGAGAGTCGCCAAGATCAACGCCGTCGACATCCTCCAGCGGTTGATGCGGAGATTGGAAGAAGATGCCGTGGCGGCCCAACTCCTCAGCGTAAAACGGCTCATGATCTCCGCGGGCGTCGTCTCCTTTCCCGAGGACGGCACAACCGTCACCGATCTGATCGATAAGCTCTCGGAACTGCTCGCGCAGGGGCCGTCAACCCCGGGGCGCGTCAAGGTCCCCATCTCTTAG
- the larC gene encoding nickel pincer cofactor biosynthesis protein LarC, whose protein sequence is MRIGYLDCASGASGDMLLGALLGAGWTEAALRDVVADLGVSVRVAISRVDRRGVPAARVEVLEDGPPHSRPYPVLARLLAESRIDRALATNAARVLERLAAVEAGVHATPIAEVHLHELGGLDTLVDVVGVLAGVRALALDRLVASPVNLGRGWVRTDHGIIPVPAPATAVLIEGMPVYAGEVEGELLTPTGAVLLGTLVSGWGPLPPMRLEGIGVGAGKADPPRANVLRLFVGEALGEAASIPSEAERIDAGSADARVERLAVLETSIDDMNPQLFPHVEARLLAAGALDVMTIPAVMKKGRPGHLLRVLAIPDRVRALYGILLAETTTLGVRVYEVTRFSVGRRRVEVETEFGSVAVKVAEDLSGVLTMTPEFEVCRALAQQHGVPVKWVIAAAHRAAAVLGERARPR, encoded by the coding sequence ATGCGCATCGGCTACCTTGACTGTGCGAGCGGGGCGAGCGGCGACATGCTGCTCGGCGCGCTGCTGGGCGCCGGCTGGACCGAGGCCGCGCTGCGCGATGTCGTCGCCGACCTCGGCGTTTCCGTGCGGGTCGCGATCAGCCGTGTCGATCGCCGCGGCGTTCCGGCCGCTCGCGTCGAGGTCCTGGAGGACGGACCGCCCCACTCGCGGCCCTATCCCGTTTTGGCCCGACTGCTCGCCGAGAGCCGGATCGATCGCGCCCTCGCTACCAACGCCGCGCGGGTGCTGGAACGGCTGGCCGCGGTCGAGGCGGGGGTCCACGCGACGCCGATCGCCGAGGTGCACCTTCATGAGTTGGGAGGCCTGGACACCCTGGTGGACGTCGTGGGGGTCTTGGCGGGGGTGCGCGCCCTCGCCCTGGACCGTCTCGTCGCCTCCCCGGTGAATCTCGGCCGCGGGTGGGTCCGGACCGACCACGGCATCATCCCGGTCCCGGCCCCCGCCACCGCGGTGCTGATCGAAGGGATGCCGGTGTATGCCGGCGAGGTCGAGGGCGAACTGCTCACGCCCACCGGTGCGGTGTTGCTGGGGACCCTCGTCAGCGGGTGGGGGCCCCTTCCCCCCATGCGGCTGGAGGGCATCGGCGTCGGGGCCGGGAAGGCCGATCCGCCGAGGGCCAACGTTCTCCGGCTGTTCGTGGGGGAGGCGCTGGGGGAAGCCGCATCGATACCGTCCGAGGCGGAGCGGATCGACGCCGGATCGGCCGACGCCCGCGTCGAGCGGCTCGCGGTTCTGGAGACGTCCATCGACGATATGAACCCGCAGCTCTTCCCGCACGTCGAAGCGCGGTTGCTCGCGGCCGGCGCGCTCGATGTGATGACGATCCCCGCCGTGATGAAGAAAGGCCGCCCCGGACATCTCCTGCGGGTGCTCGCGATTCCCGACCGGGTGCGGGCGCTCTACGGCATTCTCCTCGCCGAGACGACCACGCTGGGGGTCAGGGTCTACGAGGTGACCCGGTTTTCGGTCGGGCGCCGCCGGGTCGAGGTCGAAACCGAGTTCGGTTCCGTTGCCGTCAAGGTCGCCGAGGATCTGTCGGGGGTGCTGACGATGACCCCCGAGTTTGAGGTGTGCCGCGCCCTCGCCCAGCAGCACGGTGTCCCCGTGAAATGGGTGATCGCCGCGGCCCATCGTGCGGCCGCCGTGCTCGGGGAGCGCGCGCGGCCGCGGTGA
- the larB gene encoding nickel pincer cofactor biosynthesis protein LarB gives MNEDALGRLLRDVRAGRTSIEAALDALRWLPFADLGFAKVDTHRALRRRAAEAVYCPGKTFEQIVDITRALRRTDAAVLLTRAAPEVAARVLQAIPDARHVPEASLVVVGTPPGHPTGCVGVLTAGTGDIGVAEEAAWTAEAMGAAVIRAYDVGVAGLHRLAAQRELLERARALVVVAGMDGALPAVVAGLTRVPVIGVPTSVGYGVHLNGLAPLLTMLNACAPGVAVVNIDNGYGAGYLAAVINATPAGASQPADGGHPVSRDADAHRLP, from the coding sequence GTGAACGAAGACGCGCTCGGCCGCCTTCTGCGCGACGTGCGCGCGGGACGCACGAGCATCGAAGCCGCCCTCGACGCGCTCCGCTGGCTGCCGTTTGCCGACCTGGGGTTCGCGAAGGTGGACACGCATCGCGCCCTCCGCCGCCGGGCGGCGGAGGCGGTTTACTGCCCCGGCAAAACGTTTGAGCAGATCGTCGACATCACGCGGGCGCTGCGCCGGACCGATGCCGCGGTCCTGCTGACCCGAGCCGCTCCGGAGGTCGCGGCCCGGGTGCTCCAGGCGATCCCGGACGCCCGCCACGTCCCAGAGGCGTCGCTCGTCGTCGTCGGGACGCCGCCCGGGCACCCCACCGGCTGCGTCGGGGTCCTGACCGCCGGGACGGGGGATATCGGGGTGGCGGAGGAGGCCGCATGGACCGCCGAGGCGATGGGAGCGGCGGTGATCCGCGCGTACGATGTGGGCGTGGCCGGCCTTCACCGATTGGCGGCCCAGCGGGAGTTGCTCGAACGCGCGCGGGCGCTGGTCGTCGTGGCGGGGATGGACGGCGCGCTCCCCGCGGTGGTGGCGGGACTCACCCGCGTCCCGGTGATCGGGGTTCCCACCAGCGTGGGGTACGGCGTCCACCTCAACGGGCTGGCACCGTTGTTGACCATGCTCAACGCCTGCGCGCCGGGGGTCGCCGTCGTCAACATCGACAACGGGTACGGTGCCGGGTATCTGGCCGCGGTCATCAATGCCACCCCGGCGGGCGCCTCCCAGCCCGCCGACGGCGGGCACCCCGTGAGCCGCGACGCCGATGCGCATCGGCTACCTTGA
- a CDS encoding MFS transporter, translated as MATPSRHPTRRGTDLAWVSLLHVWNDGLTAGLTVLLPFIAADLHLGYARAGLLRTAHILAMSGAQIPLAALAGRAGERAVLGLGLAWFGGACAALGAAATFAIALGWVAAAGIGAGAYHPIATNRIARVADPRGRGRAVGALNVAGDIGKFSLPAAAGILATLVGWRAGIASLGGLGAAVGLAYLWAHRHPGGDPQPSTEEPDRTRGASTWWGIHRPRAFAVMTAIGVIDQGTRSAALTFLPFLLVARGFGKAEVGGLFAVMTLGGATGKFVCGWLTDLIGDRPVILTTEAVTAAGVIGLLWPHGAAVFAVYLTALGIVLNGTSSVLYAGVAALVDQVRGQRAYGVFYTITFLGSAIAPAAYGVIADRSGLAAVFWTLGLVTITILPLALLLPRHDFPAAAPIAPGGA; from the coding sequence GTGGCCACCCCGTCTCGCCACCCGACGCGGCGCGGGACGGACCTGGCCTGGGTCTCCCTCCTGCACGTCTGGAACGATGGGTTGACCGCGGGGCTCACCGTCCTCCTCCCCTTCATCGCCGCCGATCTCCACCTGGGCTACGCGCGGGCCGGCCTGCTTCGAACGGCCCATATTTTGGCGATGAGCGGGGCGCAGATCCCGCTCGCCGCACTGGCGGGGCGCGCGGGCGAGCGGGCCGTGCTCGGGCTCGGGTTGGCCTGGTTCGGCGGGGCCTGTGCCGCGCTCGGCGCCGCCGCCACCTTCGCGATCGCGCTGGGCTGGGTGGCCGCCGCGGGGATCGGTGCGGGGGCGTACCACCCCATCGCCACCAACAGGATCGCCCGCGTCGCCGACCCCCGCGGACGGGGCCGGGCGGTCGGCGCGCTCAACGTCGCCGGCGACATCGGGAAGTTTTCGCTCCCGGCGGCGGCGGGGATCCTCGCCACCCTGGTGGGGTGGCGGGCGGGCATCGCAAGCCTGGGGGGGCTCGGGGCCGCCGTCGGGCTGGCGTATCTCTGGGCCCACCGGCACCCCGGGGGTGACCCGCAACCGTCGACCGAGGAACCGGACCGCACGAGGGGAGCGTCGACCTGGTGGGGGATCCATCGCCCCCGGGCCTTCGCCGTGATGACGGCGATCGGGGTGATCGACCAGGGGACCCGGTCCGCGGCTCTGACCTTCCTCCCGTTCCTGCTGGTGGCGCGCGGATTTGGGAAGGCCGAAGTCGGCGGCCTCTTCGCGGTCATGACGCTCGGCGGCGCAACGGGGAAGTTCGTCTGCGGCTGGCTGACCGACCTGATCGGCGACCGGCCGGTGATCCTGACCACCGAAGCGGTCACGGCCGCCGGGGTGATCGGCCTGCTCTGGCCGCACGGCGCCGCGGTGTTTGCGGTCTACCTCACCGCCCTCGGCATCGTCCTGAACGGTACCTCATCGGTCCTCTATGCCGGGGTGGCGGCTCTGGTGGATCAGGTGCGGGGACAGCGCGCGTACGGGGTGTTCTATACGATCACGTTTCTGGGCTCTGCGATTGCCCCCGCCGCCTACGGCGTGATCGCCGACCGATCGGGGCTGGCCGCCGTGTTTTGGACGCTGGGACTCGTCACGATAACCATCCTCCCGCTCGCCCTTCTGTTGCCCCGACACGACTTCCCCGCCGCCGCACCGATCGCCCCCGGAGGCGCGTGA
- a CDS encoding DUF5652 family protein, whose amino-acid sequence MASSVASGEGDSEGIGRGVRRAIRRSLQPGAGAGTGALPLEETAVRAEKSGQMPGVPLWQPFPLRALPPWVLALIVVWTLVWKGLALWRAARAGQTGWFVVLLVVNTLGLLEIVYLVFVVGRMESPIAPGWRIGGGGPSSGSSAGGGADARP is encoded by the coding sequence GTGGCGTCGAGCGTCGCATCAGGAGAAGGGGACTCGGAGGGCATCGGCAGAGGTGTTCGACGCGCGATCCGCCGCTCACTTCAGCCCGGCGCCGGCGCGGGAACGGGGGCGCTGCCGCTGGAGGAGACGGCCGTCCGAGCCGAGAAGTCGGGGCAAATGCCCGGGGTTCCGCTGTGGCAGCCGTTCCCCCTGAGAGCCCTTCCCCCGTGGGTCCTCGCGCTGATCGTGGTCTGGACGCTCGTGTGGAAGGGGCTCGCCCTGTGGCGGGCGGCGCGCGCGGGGCAGACCGGATGGTTCGTGGTTCTGCTCGTTGTGAACACCTTGGGACTTCTCGAGATCGTCTATCTCGTCTTTGTCGTCGGGCGCATGGAATCGCCCATCGCGCCGGGATGGCGGATCGGGGGGGGCGGCCCGTCGTCGGGGTCGTCCGCGGGCGGAGGCGCCGATGCACGTCCGTGA